The Candidatus Neomarinimicrobiota bacterium genome segment CAGAAATTGTCTCCTGTTCTGCCCTCTATCAGGGTGTTTTAGTTCTTTTTCTTTATCAGGCATATTTACCTCCTTAGATTTAATAGGTCCATTTCATCAAATCTTCTGGGAAGGATTGCAGCATCCCCTTTTCCCGGACCAACTCTTCCAGTTCATCTAATTCTGATGGTAAAAATTCAGTGAAATTCTCATTGCCATCTTCGGTCACCACAATGGTGTCTTCATAGCGCAAATATAAATTTTCTTCCGGCACCCACATTTGAGGATCTACGGAAAATACATGGCCCACTTTTAATGGTCCATGGCGGTACGGCCCGTCATCATGGACGGCCAAACCAACAGGGTGAGATAAAATACCGCCACCTGTTCGAAGCATTTTTTCAGCTGCTTCCTGGTATATTTTTTTTGAAAACTTATACCGTTTCATTATTGGCTTCATTCTTTGCCGCGCCTCTTCCAAAACTTGTTCTGTCATGATCCCAGGCCTGATGATATCCAATACAACATTACGATATTCCAGAATAATCTGAAGTAATTCTCTCTGCCAGGGTTCATAGGTGCCATTCACTGGCCACATACGGCCAATATCACTGACATAGTACCTGAAGTCTGGCGCATAATCCATCAATACCATATCTCCGCTTTTCAATTGGCTATCGTTTCGATAATAATGTCCATTACTAATATTTGCTGTACCGGAAGCGGTAATGGATCGGTATGCCTCTAACCGGGCACCATTGATTAAAAACACATAACGGGCAATTCCATCCAGTTGGTATTCCCAAACGCCAGGCTCGGTACTTTTAATCGCTTCGATCAAGCCCAACCCGGCCAATTGAGATGCCCTGCGTATTAAGGCAATTTCATTTGGGCTTTTTACACTTCGCAGATTATCAATGATTGGCGTCAAGTCCTTCACTTCATTGCGTCGGTTTCGCGTTCGTAATAATTGTACCAGACGACCTTCTCGGCTAACCCGCCCATCCCAAGGATCTGCCGCAATCGATGCATTGGCAACTTCCAGTTCATACCGACTTTGCCCTTGCCCTTCCGCTGGAGTGAACATAGTATATATAACTGTTCCTCTATCTAAACCTGGAGGAAAATTCTCACGCATATCATCAGTAGAAAACACTGCATCTACACCTACCAGTTTTTTGATCAATATTTCATCGTCTGCGTTTAAGATTCGTCCCTCACTTCGTTCCAATCGTTCATTTCGTGGAGGCATATATAAGGTGACTTTTTTATCTCGACCATCTAGCAATATGTAGGCATGGGGTGTTTCAATACCGCTTAAATAGTAAAATGTGTTGGTTTGTCTTGGCATAATAAATCCATTGGATAAAGGAAATCCTTGGACAACAGCAACAGCCTCA includes the following:
- a CDS encoding M24 family metallopeptidase codes for the protein MKKLSVFLLIVFSGLWSQHYQVDFPPEEFKARWKGVFEQIGDEAVAVVQGFPLSNGFIMPRQTNTFYYLSGIETPHAYILLDGRDKKVTLYMPPRNERLERSEGRILNADDEILIKKLVGVDAVFSTDDMRENFPPGLDRGTVIYTMFTPAEGQGQSRYELEVANASIAADPWDGRVSREGRLVQLLRTRNRRNEVKDLTPIIDNLRSVKSPNEIALIRRASQLAGLGLIEAIKSTEPGVWEYQLDGIARYVFLINGARLEAYRSITASGTANISNGHYYRNDSQLKSGDMVLMDYAPDFRYYVSDIGRMWPVNGTYEPWQRELLQIILEYRNVVLDIIRPGIMTEQVLEEARQRMKPIMKRYKFSKKIYQEAAEKMLRTGGGILSHPVGLAVHDDGPYRHGPLKVGHVFSVDPQMWVPEENLYLRYEDTIVVTEDGNENFTEFLPSELDELEELVREKGMLQSFPEDLMKWTY